The following are encoded together in the Candidatus Methylomirabilis oxygeniifera genome:
- a CDS encoding conserved protein of unknown function (Evidence 4 : Homologs of previously reported genes of unknown function), translating into MANEVSFDISSTVDLQEVDNAVQQVMKEIQQRFDFKGSASRVTRDEQGLLLYADDAYKLKAVVELLESKLVRRKVSLKALTYEVPEPAAKGAVRQRATLQQGIPADKAKEITKAIKTLGLKVATQIQDDQVRVSAKSKDDLQAVIQALRSRDFGIDLQFGNYR; encoded by the coding sequence GTGGCTAATGAGGTATCTTTCGATATCAGTTCGACGGTTGATCTGCAGGAAGTAGACAATGCCGTGCAGCAGGTGATGAAAGAGATCCAGCAGCGGTTCGATTTCAAGGGGAGCGCCAGTCGCGTCACGCGGGATGAGCAGGGCCTCTTGCTGTACGCCGACGATGCCTATAAGCTTAAGGCGGTGGTGGAGCTGCTGGAATCGAAACTGGTGCGGCGAAAGGTGTCTCTCAAGGCGCTTACCTATGAAGTCCCTGAGCCGGCGGCGAAAGGGGCCGTTCGACAGCGAGCGACCCTTCAGCAGGGTATCCCCGCCGATAAGGCGAAAGAGATTACTAAAGCGATCAAGACGCTTGGCCTGAAGGTGGCTACACAGATTCAGGACGACCAGGTACGGGTGTCAGCCAAGAGTAAAGATGACCTGCAGGCGGTCATTCAGGCGCTTCGATCGCGCGATTTCGGCATCGACCTGCAGTTCGGTAACTATCGGTAA
- a CDS encoding conserved protein of unknown function (Evidence 4 : Homologs of previously reported genes of unknown function) has translation MSDRPDSQPVSTIRAFVAANLTPDLKAALAMAQDRLKATRADVGWVRSENLHLTLKFLGQVEADRIGAIGEAIAAAAAGSGPVRLVFQGLGAFPRPREARVVWIGLSRGSEALAALQARIEAALESLGFSREARPFTAHLTLGRVRGPARREQLARAVTEAPAEALGEMVLDRIELMQSNLSAGGARYSILQSFPLV, from the coding sequence ATGTCGGACAGACCTGACTCCCAGCCCGTCTCAACGATCCGCGCCTTTGTCGCCGCGAATCTGACTCCTGACCTCAAAGCAGCCCTGGCCATGGCGCAGGACCGGCTCAAGGCCACCAGAGCCGACGTCGGATGGGTACGGTCGGAGAATCTCCACCTGACGCTTAAATTCCTGGGGCAGGTCGAGGCGGATCGCATCGGCGCCATCGGGGAGGCAATCGCTGCTGCGGCTGCCGGGTCTGGTCCGGTTCGTCTGGTCTTTCAGGGTCTTGGCGCCTTCCCCCGGCCCCGCGAGGCCCGGGTCGTCTGGATCGGCCTTTCCCGTGGGTCTGAGGCGCTGGCAGCGCTTCAGGCGAGGATTGAGGCAGCGCTCGAGTCGCTCGGATTTTCGCGGGAGGCGCGGCCGTTCACCGCGCATCTGACGCTGGGTCGAGTGCGGGGTCCTGCGCGCCGGGAGCAGTTGGCTCGTGCCGTCACCGAGGCGCCTGCCGAGGCGCTGGGCGAGATGGTGCTCGACCGGATCGAGCTGATGCAGAGCAACCTGAGCGCTGGAGGCGCCCGTTACTCCATCCTGCAAAGCTTTCCGCTCGTCTGA
- the cinA gene encoding putative competence-damage inducible protein (Evidence 3 : Function proposed based on presence of conserved amino acid motif, structural feature or limited homology): MLTSPGSGGQAAGERAVGADHAVEHEARAEVLTIGTELLLGHTIDTNSAYIGEALAAAGIEVCWKSTVGDHEARIRETLRVALTRSEIVITTGGLGPTEDDLTCRAIAAELDRPLILDQAVLESIRRRFTERALVMSENNGRQALIPEGAVVLPNAHGTAPGLAIRLGDGRVVMATPGVPSEMRSMLDAQVIPYLRKTFGVKSKIRSRTLKACGITESALDETISDLIRLSRNPTIAILAYPGEIHIRLTVKSESETEGDRLLDDLETRIRTRLAEFLFGRDEERLEEVVGRLLLDAKATVAVAESCTGGLVCHRLTNLPGSSAYFIRGEVVYSNEAKERLLGVPRELMAEHGAVSRPVALAMAVGMRQAAGTDLALGITGIAGPGGGTATKPVGLTYIALASGDGVTCREYRFLADRDTNKLLASQKALDILRRHLLSLRYVGQT, translated from the coding sequence ATGCTGACATCTCCAGGATCCGGAGGTCAGGCGGCGGGCGAGCGAGCCGTTGGAGCGGACCATGCTGTGGAGCACGAGGCGCGGGCTGAGGTCCTCACGATTGGAACAGAGTTACTGCTGGGTCACACCATCGATACCAATTCCGCCTACATCGGTGAAGCACTTGCGGCAGCGGGGATCGAAGTCTGTTGGAAGAGTACGGTCGGCGATCACGAGGCTCGAATTAGAGAGACGCTTCGTGTGGCGCTTACGCGATCTGAGATCGTCATCACGACGGGCGGTCTTGGTCCCACGGAGGACGATCTGACCTGTCGCGCCATCGCCGCCGAGCTGGATCGTCCGTTGATTCTCGATCAGGCGGTCTTAGAGTCGATCCGTCGCCGATTCACGGAGCGGGCCCTCGTCATGTCCGAAAATAACGGGCGACAGGCCCTCATCCCGGAAGGCGCCGTCGTATTGCCGAACGCCCACGGGACCGCCCCCGGTCTCGCTATTCGTCTGGGTGATGGGAGGGTCGTGATGGCAACGCCAGGGGTCCCCTCGGAGATGCGGTCGATGCTTGACGCGCAGGTGATCCCGTATCTGCGCAAGACGTTCGGCGTGAAGTCAAAGATTCGCTCGCGCACCCTGAAAGCATGCGGCATCACGGAATCGGCGCTCGATGAGACCATCAGCGACCTGATCCGCCTCTCACGCAATCCCACGATTGCGATCCTGGCCTATCCGGGAGAGATCCACATCCGGTTGACCGTGAAGAGCGAGTCGGAGACGGAAGGTGATCGACTGCTCGACGATCTTGAGACCAGGATTCGCACCCGACTGGCCGAATTTCTCTTCGGGCGGGATGAGGAGCGACTTGAGGAGGTCGTGGGACGGCTCTTGCTCGATGCCAAGGCGACCGTTGCCGTTGCCGAGTCGTGCACCGGCGGGTTGGTATGCCACCGATTGACCAATCTTCCGGGAAGCTCCGCCTATTTTATTCGCGGCGAGGTGGTCTACAGCAACGAGGCGAAGGAGCGCCTGCTCGGGGTGCCGCGTGAACTGATGGCAGAGCATGGCGCCGTCAGTCGGCCCGTCGCTCTGGCAATGGCTGTCGGGATGCGACAGGCCGCCGGAACGGATCTGGCGCTGGGCATTACCGGCATTGCCGGGCCGGGTGGCGGTACCGCCACGAAACCGGTAGGTCTGACCTACATCGCGCTGGCTTCAGGCGACGGCGTGACCTGCCGCGAGTACCGGTTCCTGGCGGATCGGGATACCAATAAGCTGCTTGCCTCCCAGAAGGCCCTCGACATCCTCCGCCGACACCTCCTGTCGCTTCGATATGTCGGACAGACCTGA
- a CDS encoding putative Diguanylate kinase (Evidence 3 : Function proposed based on presence of conserved amino acid motif, structural feature or limited homology; Product type pe : putative enzyme) — protein sequence MSEHCEDQSQSIVIIADGVHSTRRLRELLTRRGFSVLQASSEQEALDILAAGDTDLVMLDAEPYVALQQRADRLAAVNRLTRVIGASFDLDEVYQTFAAEVGRLIHYDRMTLALRNDRGSGLRVLRLAPDQPATGWPEGVAGMGEGTGIGWVMSERRPHIEYDLAESRQFIEDEALFKAGIRSCIRLPLIVKGQVIGGLCMDSIRPDRYGESEIDLLLPLSEQLAIAIETGRLFQEVHRLAITDELTGLFNHRHFYSQLDQDLRRNRRYGHPLSLIMLDIDLFKQYNDFHGHLAGDEALRLTAARLKKSTRGADIVARYGGDEFGIILPETDPRQALVQAERVRSVMARDHFGGQGTPGRNTLTVSLGVACLGPDMYKVEDLVRAADQALYCAKAAGGNQIAVSESCGLPCHSEGSGKGC from the coding sequence ATGTCGGAACATTGTGAAGATCAGAGCCAATCGATCGTGATTATTGCGGACGGTGTCCATTCAACCCGGCGACTCCGTGAACTGCTTACGAGGCGAGGATTCTCAGTCCTGCAGGCCTCATCCGAACAGGAGGCGCTGGATATCCTTGCAGCCGGCGATACCGACCTGGTGATGTTGGATGCGGAGCCATACGTTGCGCTGCAGCAGCGGGCTGATCGCCTGGCGGCGGTTAATCGGTTAACCCGGGTGATCGGCGCCTCATTCGATCTGGACGAGGTCTATCAAACGTTTGCTGCAGAGGTGGGACGCCTCATTCATTACGATCGGATGACCCTCGCACTGCGGAATGATAGAGGCTCGGGATTGAGAGTGCTCCGGCTGGCGCCTGACCAGCCTGCTACCGGGTGGCCTGAAGGCGTCGCCGGCATGGGGGAAGGGACCGGCATCGGATGGGTCATGTCCGAGCGCCGTCCCCATATCGAGTATGACCTGGCGGAATCGAGGCAATTTATAGAGGATGAGGCGCTGTTCAAGGCGGGGATTCGGTCCTGTATTCGCCTCCCCCTCATTGTGAAAGGACAGGTGATCGGCGGTCTCTGCATGGACAGCATAAGGCCTGACCGTTATGGGGAGTCGGAGATTGATCTGCTCCTGCCTCTGAGTGAGCAATTGGCCATCGCCATCGAAACCGGTCGCCTGTTCCAGGAGGTTCATCGGCTGGCAATCACCGATGAGTTGACGGGTCTCTTCAACCATCGCCACTTCTATAGCCAACTCGATCAGGATCTGAGGCGAAACCGGCGTTACGGTCACCCGCTGTCGCTGATCATGCTGGATATCGACCTCTTCAAGCAGTATAACGATTTCCACGGTCACCTGGCCGGCGATGAGGCGCTTCGCCTGACGGCTGCTCGGTTAAAAAAGAGTACGAGAGGCGCCGACATTGTTGCGCGATACGGAGGAGACGAGTTCGGCATCATCCTTCCGGAGACCGATCCACGGCAGGCCTTGGTGCAGGCGGAACGGGTCCGCTCTGTGATGGCGCGTGACCATTTTGGCGGACAGGGGACGCCTGGCAGGAACACACTTACCGTGAGTCTCGGCGTGGCATGCCTCGGACCGGACATGTACAAGGTTGAAGACCTGGTGCGGGCGGCGGATCAGGCGCTCTATTGTGCGAAGGCTGCCGGCGGCAACCAGATTGCGGTGTCCGAGTCGTGCGGTTTGCCGTGTCATTCGGAGGGCTCAGGAAAAGGATGCTGA